One Podarcis muralis chromosome Z, rPodMur119.hap1.1, whole genome shotgun sequence DNA segment encodes these proteins:
- the PTGES2 gene encoding prostaglandin E synthase 2 isoform X2 — MQKEIKFSAYRKVPILLASAGSTVQLNDSSVIISAFKTYLVSRRGLDEIMSYYPAMKATNDRGKEVIEYGNKYWLMLDEKETRNLYPVKEARVEEMKWRQWADDWLVHLISPNVYRTAGEALASFDYIVHEGKFGTIEGFFAKYVGAAAMFFISKRLKARHHLQDNVREDLYKAVDDWVEAVGHHRMFMGGSQPNLADLAVYGVLRVMEGLEAFDDMMTHTKIQPWYRRMEAAIGQSRVATQHSRC, encoded by the exons ATGCAGAAGGAGATTAAGTTCTCTGCCTACAGGAAAGTGCCCATTCTCCTTGCCAGCGCTGGAAGCACAGTG cAATTGAATGACTCTTCTGTGATCATCAGTGCATTTAAAACCTACCTCGTTTCCAG GAGGGGTTTGGACGAGATTATGTCATACTACCCTGCTATGAAAGCCACAAATGACCGGGGCAAGGAGGTGATTGAGTATGGCAACAAATACTGGCTTATGCTGGATGAAAAGGAGACTCGGAATCTTTATCCTGTCAAGGAAGCAAGGGT ggaggaaatgaaatggaggcagtgggcgGACGATTGGCTTGTGCACCTCATCTCGCCCAATGTTTACCGCACGGCTGGCGAGGCCCTGGCATCTTTCGACTACATTGTGCATGAGGGCAAGTTTGGCACAATCGAAGGCTTCTTTGCCAAATACGTTGGGGCTGCTGCAATGTTCTTCATCAGCAAAAGGCTAAAGGCCAG GCACCACCTGCAGGATAATGTCAGGGAAGACTTGTACAAAGCAGTGGACGACTGGGTGGAAGCTGTCGGCCACCACAGAATGTTCATGGGCGGATCCCAGCCAAACCTTGCAGATCTG GCGGTTTATGGAGTTTTGCGCGTCATGGAAGGCTTGGAAGCTTTTGATGACATGATGACCCACACCAAGATCCAGCCTTGGTACCGTCGTATGGAGGCAGCCATTGGGCAGTCCAGAGTTGCCACACAGCACTCCAGATGCTAA
- the PTGES2 gene encoding prostaglandin E synthase 2 isoform X1, with the protein MAAASCCGSCVKGFCQVARRGLLVSVGAGSRGRCIASSGAGSYGRGWPGAGRPLLLGAVFALGGAFGAYRTLQRRFRGQKPLARQEASKLPEENLQLTLYQYKTCPFCSKVRAFLDYHGLPYEVVEVNPVMQKEIKFSAYRKVPILLASAGSTVQLNDSSVIISAFKTYLVSRRGLDEIMSYYPAMKATNDRGKEVIEYGNKYWLMLDEKETRNLYPVKEARVEEMKWRQWADDWLVHLISPNVYRTAGEALASFDYIVHEGKFGTIEGFFAKYVGAAAMFFISKRLKARHHLQDNVREDLYKAVDDWVEAVGHHRMFMGGSQPNLADLAVYGVLRVMEGLEAFDDMMTHTKIQPWYRRMEAAIGQSRVATQHSRC; encoded by the exons ATGGCAGCAGCGTCTTGCTGCGGCAGCTGCGTGAAGGGCTTCTGCCAAGTTGCGCGAAGGGGTCTCCTGGTCTCCGTGGGGGCCGGGAGCCGGGGCCGTTGCATCGCCTCCTCCGGCGCGGGCAGCTATGGGCGAGGCTGGCCCGGGGCAGGGAGACCCCTTCTGCTGGGGGCAGTCTTTGCCCTTGGGGGCGCCTTTGGCGCTTACCGGACCCTCCAGCGCCGCTTCCGAGGCCAGAAGCCTCTCGCGAGGCAAGAGGCGTCCAAG CTCCCAGAGGAGAACCTGCAGCTGACCCTCTACCAGTACAAGACCTGCCCCTTCTGCAGCAAGGTCCGAGCTTTCCTGGATTATCATGGGCTGCCTTATGAAGTCGTGGAGGTGAATCCAGTCATGCAGAAGGAGATTAAGTTCTCTGCCTACAGGAAAGTGCCCATTCTCCTTGCCAGCGCTGGAAGCACAGTG cAATTGAATGACTCTTCTGTGATCATCAGTGCATTTAAAACCTACCTCGTTTCCAG GAGGGGTTTGGACGAGATTATGTCATACTACCCTGCTATGAAAGCCACAAATGACCGGGGCAAGGAGGTGATTGAGTATGGCAACAAATACTGGCTTATGCTGGATGAAAAGGAGACTCGGAATCTTTATCCTGTCAAGGAAGCAAGGGT ggaggaaatgaaatggaggcagtgggcgGACGATTGGCTTGTGCACCTCATCTCGCCCAATGTTTACCGCACGGCTGGCGAGGCCCTGGCATCTTTCGACTACATTGTGCATGAGGGCAAGTTTGGCACAATCGAAGGCTTCTTTGCCAAATACGTTGGGGCTGCTGCAATGTTCTTCATCAGCAAAAGGCTAAAGGCCAG GCACCACCTGCAGGATAATGTCAGGGAAGACTTGTACAAAGCAGTGGACGACTGGGTGGAAGCTGTCGGCCACCACAGAATGTTCATGGGCGGATCCCAGCCAAACCTTGCAGATCTG GCGGTTTATGGAGTTTTGCGCGTCATGGAAGGCTTGGAAGCTTTTGATGACATGATGACCCACACCAAGATCCAGCCTTGGTACCGTCGTATGGAGGCAGCCATTGGGCAGTCCAGAGTTGCCACACAGCACTCCAGATGCTAA